In Terriglobia bacterium, the following are encoded in one genomic region:
- the hslU gene encoding ATP-dependent protease ATPase subunit HslU, producing the protein MSYVPETIDETPHLDELTPREIVRELDKYVIGQAGAKRAVAIALRNRIRRQKLPPEMAEEVMPKNIIMIGPTGVGKTEIARRLAKLANSPFLKVEASKFTEVGYVGRDVESMIRDLLEISIDMVRNEKLEEVADKADANAEERILDLLLPPTPAPVPTDESSRAATEQWNRTREKLRAQLREGKLDDRTVEIEVKERNFPAFEIISNQGIEEMDINIKDILPGFLGQRTKKRKMKVAEAIDYLIQEEEQKLVDMDQVTRLAVERVENSGIIFLDEIDKIAGRESGHGPDVSREGVQRDILPIVEGTTVNTRYGFVRTDHILFVAAGAFHVAKPADLIPELQGRFPIRVELDSLTVEDFVRILTEPQNALIKQYVALLETDGIKLTFLDDAVQEVARFAATVNESTENIGARRLHTIMEKLLDDISFEGPDLKKKTVRIDAAYVQKMLADIVKDQDLSRYIL; encoded by the coding sequence ATGTCCTATGTACCGGAAACGATTGATGAGACACCGCATCTCGATGAGCTGACTCCCCGCGAGATCGTTCGTGAACTCGACAAATATGTAATCGGCCAGGCGGGCGCCAAGCGCGCCGTTGCGATCGCGCTTCGAAACCGCATCCGCCGCCAGAAGCTTCCGCCGGAAATGGCGGAGGAGGTGATGCCGAAGAACATCATCATGATCGGGCCCACGGGTGTCGGCAAGACCGAGATTGCGCGGCGGCTCGCCAAACTGGCGAATTCTCCGTTTCTTAAAGTCGAGGCTTCGAAGTTTACCGAAGTGGGCTATGTGGGGCGCGATGTGGAATCCATGATTCGTGATCTTCTCGAGATCTCGATTGATATGGTCCGCAACGAGAAGCTCGAAGAAGTTGCAGACAAAGCCGATGCGAATGCCGAGGAGCGCATTCTCGACCTGCTGCTGCCCCCGACTCCGGCGCCTGTTCCCACCGATGAGAGTTCCCGGGCTGCCACCGAACAGTGGAACCGGACACGAGAGAAATTGCGTGCGCAGCTTCGTGAAGGCAAGCTCGACGATCGTACCGTCGAGATCGAAGTGAAGGAACGCAACTTCCCGGCCTTCGAAATCATCAGCAATCAGGGAATCGAGGAGATGGATATCAACATCAAGGATATCCTTCCCGGCTTTCTCGGCCAGCGCACCAAGAAGCGCAAGATGAAAGTCGCCGAGGCGATCGATTATCTGATTCAGGAAGAGGAACAGAAGCTCGTCGATATGGATCAGGTCACCCGGCTCGCTGTCGAGCGCGTGGAGAACAGCGGCATCATTTTTCTCGATGAAATCGACAAGATTGCGGGCCGCGAGTCCGGCCATGGCCCGGATGTCAGCCGTGAGGGCGTCCAGCGCGATATTCTGCCCATCGTAGAAGGCACGACGGTCAATACGCGCTACGGCTTCGTGCGCACCGACCACATCCTTTTTGTCGCCGCCGGAGCCTTTCACGTCGCCAAGCCGGCCGATCTTATCCCCGAACTTCAGGGCCGGTTCCCTATCCGCGTCGAACTGGATTCGCTGACTGTCGAGGACTTTGTCCGGATTCTAACCGAGCCTCAAAACGCCTTGATCAAGCAATATGTCGCTTTGCTCGAAACCGATGGCATCAAGCTCACGTTTCTTGACGATGCCGTGCAGGAAGTGGCGCGTTTTGCCGCTACGGTGAACGAGAGCACGGAAAATATCGGGGCGCGGCGCCTGCACACCATCATGGAAAAGCTGCTCGACGACATCTCCTTCGAGGGGCCGGACCTCAAGAAGAAAACCGTCCGAATCGACGCGGCATACGTTCAGAAGATGCTTGCGGACATTGTGAAGGACCAGGATCTCAGCCGATATATTCTGTGA
- the hslV gene encoding ATP-dependent protease subunit HslV, producing the protein MNLSIHATTIICVRKKGKVAIASDGQVTLGDTVIKHGAKKIRRLYNEKILAGFAGSSADSFALFARFEAKLEQYHGNLSRAAVELAKDWRTDRALRHLEAVMIVADEKTTFLISGNGDLIEPDDGIVGIGSGGPYALAAARALNKYSDLSARDIALEAMQIAGKICIYTNENISIEEL; encoded by the coding sequence ATGAACTTATCCATCCACGCGACAACGATCATTTGTGTCCGGAAAAAAGGCAAAGTTGCCATTGCCAGCGACGGTCAGGTTACGCTCGGCGACACCGTCATCAAGCACGGCGCCAAAAAGATCCGCCGGCTCTATAACGAAAAAATACTGGCCGGTTTTGCCGGATCGTCGGCGGATTCGTTTGCGCTGTTTGCCCGGTTTGAGGCGAAGCTCGAGCAGTATCACGGAAACCTCAGCCGTGCCGCCGTCGAACTGGCGAAGGATTGGCGGACGGACCGCGCGCTGCGCCATCTGGAGGCTGTGATGATCGTTGCGGACGAGAAGACCACCTTTCTGATCTCAGGCAACGGAGACCTGATCGAGCCCGACGACGGAATTGTCGGCATCGGCTCCGGCGGGCCTTATGCCCTCGCGGCTGCGCGCGCTCTGAACAAATACTCGGATTTGAGCGCGCGCGATATTGCGCTGGAAGCGATGCAGATTGCGGGCAAAATCTGCATCTATACCAATGAAAATATCTCGATTGAAGAACTGTAG